The stretch of DNA TGAAAATCTTCAGCCCAATAACCTTTGGCTTGGCGACAAATACGAATGCCGTTTATCTCCTCTATTGGTAACTTAGGGATGTTCACATTTAGCAATAAGGTATCTCCAAGTCCTTTTTCCAAGGCATTGGCAACTATTTTGCGAACAAAATGTTTGGAAGCTGTAAAATCTGCATTGGGGTCAAAATCTAACAATGAGAAACCAATGGATGGAATCCCTTCCATAGATGCTTCCATTGCTGCGGACATTGTTCCTGAATAAATTACATTCGTAGATGCATTGGAGCCATGATTGATTCCAGAAAGACAAAGATCAATCGTTTGGTCTTTTAGAATAACATTTTTGGCAATTTTAATACAATCAACAGGCGTTCCAGAGCATTCGTAAGCTTGTACTTCCGAACCAAAAATATCAGAGCTATGGATACGAATCGGATCTTCAATGGTGATAGAGTGCCCTTGGGCAGATTGTGGGCTGTCTGGTGCTACAACTACTATATTGCCAAATTCACGAGCAACAGCGACTAAATTTCTAATTCCTAAAGCGGTAATGCCATCGTCATTACAAATTAGGATGGTTGGTTTTTTTTGCATTAGTGTAAATTATTGGTTTTTTATTCTTAAGAGGGTTATTTTTCGTTCCATAGAAGGCGTTTGTAATCTATAGCGGATTAAATCTTGACCAATGCTATCAATGTTACAAACTCGAACGCCATAGCCTTTGCGTTTGATGATGTGCAAGGTTGAATCGTTGGCAACTTCCCATTTGTCCCAATGTTCTTCTGCCAAAAGCACGCCTGGAATATAAACAAATCCATCTTCTTGGTAACGAACTCTTGTATTTTGTACAGGAGGGGGAGGCATATTGTAATTTTTCTTGAATTCAATAGAATCTTCTATCCAGTCCCCAATAAGAATTTTTTTGATTTCTTCTACTGTAGGGCGAGAAGCGTTGGTGGAACTAGGGGCTTTTGTTGGTGTCGTAACCTCAGGTTCGGTCTTCGGCTGCTCAGGAGTAGAGTTGTTGACTGGAGAGGTACAAGCACTCCAAAAAAGCCCTGTTAAAAGCAATAACGTAGAAATTTTTATGGTCATAATAAAGCAAATGTGTGAATGAAAAATAGCGAGCTGCTCAATAAAAATAAATATTAGGAAGCTATTAGAAAGAGATTCCAAAGAATGCCTCAATAGATCACGATGGAATTAAACCAACAGTTTGGCCATAAGATGTTCATCAATGTACTGTGTGCCCATTTTTATAGAGTTACGTTTGGTGCCTTCAATTTCAAAACCACGTTTTCGATAGAGGGCAATGGCAGCTTTGTTGTGCGTCATTACCTCCAATTCTAAGCGGCTAATTCCATTGGCAGTAGCCCAGCTCTCTAAGGCTTCAAACAAGGCATTTCCAATACCTTGCCCCCAACATTTTTTGAGAACACCTAATCCAACAGTCATACAATGCTGCAAGCGTTCTCCTTTACCTCTTCGCCAAAATGCGCCAAGATGTCCTACTAATCCTTGCTCATCTTCTGCTACAAAAATAATTTGATGTTGTGCTTTTACCATACCAATGACTTGCATCATAGATGGTCGAGGATCGGTTGGGGCAGAACCTAAAAAATCGGTTTCAGC from Aureispira anguillae encodes:
- a CDS encoding GNAT family N-acetyltransferase, whose translation is MNYTIRALKTSDVPEYLALTKYIDAETDFLGSAPTDPRPSMMQVIGMVKAQHQIIFVAEDEQGLVGHLGAFWRRGKGERLQHCMTVGLGVLKKCWGQGIGNALFEALESWATANGISRLELEVMTHNKAAIALYRKRGFEIEGTKRNSIKMGTQYIDEHLMAKLLV
- the surE gene encoding 5'/3'-nucleotidase SurE, with translation MQKKPTILICNDDGITALGIRNLVAVAREFGNIVVVAPDSPQSAQGHSITIEDPIRIHSSDIFGSEVQAYECSGTPVDCIKIAKNVILKDQTIDLCLSGINHGSNASTNVIYSGTMSAAMEASMEGIPSIGFSLLDFDPNADFTASKHFVRKIVANALEKGLGDTLLLNVNIPKLPIEEINGIRICRQAKGYWAEDFQKGTDPIGRPYYWLTGKYIYQDEGEDSDIWALENGYVSVVPVMHDLTHHTAIDSLQHFE